CCACTTCTTAGATAGGTCACCACCAGCAGAGAAAAATGCGATGTGTACTTGAGACCAATCAAAGTCTTCTACATTCTGCACTTTTACCGTTTTACCATTGAAACGGTAGGTTTTGCCTTCACTACGTTCACTTGCTAGTAAGTGCAGTTCACCGACAGGGAATTTACGCTCTTCTAGTACTTCGATAATGGTTTCGCCAACCGCACCCGTCGCACCTAAAATAGCAATATTAAATTCTTGGCTCATTGTTTCTCTCTTTTATAAAGTTGGCTTTACCATAAAACCGAGTTTCGCTAACGGTGCTAAGTTACAAGTCTCATCACCCGTTAGTTCGACTGCACTGTATTCTCTGCGGTCCCAATATTCTTTACGCATGCGGTCAAAAGAACCTGGCGTAGCGATATTGCGACGGAATAAGGCGTCGTCTTTGCGCACATCATAGATCAACTGAGTCAAATTGTGCAGTGTTGCTTCGTCCCATGCTCTATCTAATTTCATTTGCGGCACTGGTGCCGTCGGCAATAAGTCACTGGCATAAGCACGCTGCTCTTTACCTAAGAACTCACAATAACTATTGAAAATCATGGTTGTACCGCGCGCCTTGCCCTCTAAACCATAACCAGCAACATGCGGTGTTGCGAAGGCAAGCAGTGGCAATAGCTCCATGTCCACTTCTGGTTCGAATTCAAATACATCCAATACCGCTGTGAAACCATCCGCTTTTTGTAGGCGAGCCTTCAGTGCTTGGTTGTCCACCACAGGACCGCGAGCTGCGTTAATCAAGATTTGATCAGCACGGAAGTTGTTCAGTACCGTTTCGTTGATCAAGTGATGCGTTGGGTAGTCACCCGTTTTGGTGATCGGCGTGTGCGTGGTGATAATGTCCGCTTGCTCTAGGAGAGTGTCAAGCTCAGTGAACTCACGCGCGTCTCCCTCTTGCTGTTTTAGAGGATCATTCAAAAGCACGTTTATGCCGATACCTTCCAAACATTTTGCTAGGTAGCTGCCCACTTGACCACAACCGATAATGCCGACCGTTTTGTCGAATACTGAAAAGCCTTGCTGCTGAGCCAGCACCATCATTGCGCTAAACACGTACTCAGCGACACCGACTTTGTTGCAACCCGGAGCGGCTGTGAAAAAAATCCCACGCTCTTTCATCAAGTCTTGATCAACATGATCCATACCTGCGGTTGCTGTACCAACGAATTTCAATTTGTTCGCTTTGCTGATCAGTGACTCATTCACTTTAGTTACAGAGCGAATCATTAGAGCATCAACATCTACAAGGTTGTCAGCTGTTAGGGTTCGACCTGACTTTAAAATCACTTCGCCCAGTTGACTGAATAGTTCTTCAGCATAAGGCATATTTTCATCGATTAAGATTTTCATTACGCGGGTACTTTAGTTATGGTCCATCGACCTAAAATGAGGATTGAAATGATTGTGCAAAATTAGACAGCAACTGTCGAGGGCAAATAGAAAAACGCCTCACTTTGGTGTATTTACTTGGTGATAAAAAGAAAAATGCCCGATTGAATAAACAATCGGGCAAATACCCAGAACAAAAGGATCCTGTCTCGCTCTCCAGGAGACAGAGTCTGCGTCTGTTCGATCAGTGACTAACCAAAGCCAGTACTGATCAAGCTCTGGAAACCTATAAATCTAATAATCTATATGCCTGTCGTCAGACTTATTCTGTTTATTGGTGACGAAAGTACAGACTTAGTCTTGGTACTTTTTGATCACTAGTGTTGCGTTAGTACCGCCGAAGCCGAAGCTGTTCGACATAACTGTTGTTAGCTCTTGCTCGCGAGCTTCAGTTACGATGTCTAGACCCGCTGCTGCCTCGTCTAGATTTGCAACGTTGATGCTTGGCGCAATGAATCCATTGTCTAGCATTAGCGTTGAGTAAATCGCTTCATGTACACCTGCAGCACCTAGAGCGTGACCTGTCATCGCTTTAGTTGCAGAGATAGCTGGGCTGTTGCCGCCGAAGACTTCTTGGATAGCACCAAGTTCTTTAACGTCACCAACTGGCGTTGAAGTACCGTGAGTGTTCACGTAATCAACACCTTCAACGTTTTGCATTGCCATCTTCATACAGCGAACTGCGCCTTCACCAGACGGAGCTACCATGTCGTAACCGTCGGATGTTGCACCGTAGCCTACGATCTCACCGTAAATTTTCGCGCCACGTGCTTTCGCGTGCTCAAGCTCTTCGATAACAAGCATGCCGCCGCCACCAGAGATTACGAAACCGTCACGGTCTGCATCGTATGTACGAGATGCTTGTTCTGGAGTGTCGTTGTACTTAGTCGATAGTGCGCCCATCGCGTCGAACATCATAGTCAGAGACCAATCTAGTTCTTCACCGCCACCAGCAAATACTACGTCTTGTTTACCCAGTTGGATAAGTTCCATTGCGTGACCAATACAGTGTGCAGATGTCGCACACGCAGAGCTCATTGAGTAGTTCACACCACGGATTTTGAAAGGAGTCGCTAGACAAGCAGAAACCGTTGACGCCATTGTACGTGGAACCATGTATGGACCAACGCGCTTAACGCCTTTTTCACGCAGGATATCAACCGCGTTAACTTGGTTTAGAGATGAAGCACCACCAGAACCCGCAACAATACCTGTGCGATCGTTTGATACTTGCTCTTCTGTTAGACCAGAGTCAGCGATTGCTTGCTCCATTGAAAGGTATGCAAATGCCGCTGCATCACCCATAAAGCGCATTTTTTTGCGATCGATATGGTCAGCTGGGTTCATTTTTAGGTTACCCCAAACTTGCGAGCGGAGGCCTTGTTCCTTGAACTGTTCTGAAGCGGTAATACCTGATTTACCCGCTTTTAATGATGCTAAAACTTCTTCGACGTTGTTACCGATACTTGAAACAATACCCATACCGGTGATTACGACTCGTTTCATGTGACATTCCTATAATTCAAAATTCAGCTAGATGATAACTAAGAAGACCAACAAAAGTGGTCAGCTTTCCTAGAAATTCGTACAATCCCTCCAAACATATCGCTTCAAATCACAAAATGATAGATTTTATGACTTCAATTACTAATGCTGAACTGGATTGGAACGAGTCTGGTACGCCAGTTTCCGACCAATTCGACGACGTTTACTTCTCAAACGTGAATGGTTTGGAAGAGACTCGTTACGTGTTCTTAAAACAAAACCACCTTCCAGAGCGCTGGCTAGAACATGAACAACGCCGCTTTGTAATTGCAGAAACGGGCTTCGGAACGGGCCTAAACTTCCTTGCCGTCTGGCAGTGGTTTGATGCGTTTCTAAAAGATAACCCACAAGCTGTGACCAAAGCGTTACATTTCATCAGTTTTGAGAAATACCCGTTAAACAAAGACGACCTCATCAAAGCACACGAGGCATGGCCAGAACTTGCTGAGTATGCAGCTCAGCTCCAAGAGCACTACCCGATTGCGCTGCCTGAATGTCATCGTATTGTACTAGGCGATGGCAAAATCACCCTAGATCTGTGGTTTGGTGATATCAAAGACTGCATGCCACTTGTCCCTAATCCAGAACAAGGGCTAGTCGACGCTTGGTTCCTCGATGGTTTCGCACCGAGTAAAAACCCTGAGATGTGGAATCAGAACCTGTTCAACGGTATGGCTAAACTGGCTAAGCAAAACTGTAGCTGCGCGACCTTCACGGCTGCAGGCTTTGTGCGCCGCGGTCTGATTGAAGCCGGCTTTGAGATGAAAAAGGTTAAAGGCTTTGGTACGAAACGTGAAATGATTGCGGGACGCCTGAATCACAAACAAGCCGATTCCAACATCAAGCCTTGGTTTGGTTTAGCGCCTCATAGTGACACTGATGATATCGCGGTCATTGGAGGCGGTGTGGCGAGCGCAGCTCTGGCCAAAACGCTCACCCGTCGCGGTAAACACGTATCACTCTACTGCGAGCACACACAGCCAGCAGAAAATGCATCTGGTAACAACCAAGGAGCGATCTATCCGTTACTGAGCGAAACCCGTTCAAACGTATCGCGTATATTTGGTCCGGGGTTACTCTTTGCGCGCCAGTTCCTTGAGCAAGCCTCTCAATCTGTCGAGTTTGATCACGACTGGTGCGGCGTAAATATTCTGATGTGGGATGAAGGCTCGACCAAAAAGCTCAATCGTATGCTTGAAGGTAACTTCCATCCTGATTTGATTCAACGCCTGTCTCCAGAGCAGGCTAATGAAAAGATCGGCCTGCCTGTCGATAAAGAGAGTGTCTACTTCCCATTAGGAGGATGGTTGAGCCCCCGCCAGCTCACTCAAGGCTTGATATCTCAACTTGAGGCATCTGGGTTACTGCAAGCTCACTACCAGAACCAAGTGACCAATCTGGAGTGGCTTGATACCGACCAGAAGTGGAAGCTCACCATCGATACTCCGCAAGGCGAAATCACCAAGTTACATAAACAAGTGGTGGTTGCTAACGGGCACAAATTTACTCAGTTTGAGCAAACCGCTCCAGTACCACTAACTCCGGTAAAAGGTCAGGTTAGTCATATCCCAACCACTGAGAATCTGAGCAAGCTTAAAACCGTGCTCTGCTTCGATGGCTACATGACACCGCAAAACCCGAACAATGGTCACCACTGTATTGGGGCAAACTACGACAAGAGTAATATCAACCAAGAGTTTGATGCTGAGGTTCAAAAGCACAATGGTGAGCGCCTACATGGTTCGCTGCCAAACCAAACTTGGACTCAAGATATCGACACCACTGGCAACCTATCACGCCAAGGCATCCGCAGTGTTAGCCGTGATCACTTGCCATTTGTTGGTAATGTCGGCGATTTTGAAACGATTAAAACTCAGTATCAAAACCTGCATAACTTCAACCCGCAGCGTGATGAAGCTAGCAGCATTCAGACAGTTGCCAGCTACCCTAACCTCTACTGCTTTATTGGTTTAGGCTCGCGCGGGCTAAGCTCAGCGCCCTTGCTGGCAGAGGTGTTAGCCTCACAGATCTGCGGCGACCCAATACCACTGCCGGTTGATGTATTGGAGGCGATTCACCCAAGTCGCATGTGGGTAAGACGATTACGTAAAGGCAAAGCGCTCACCGCTGGCTGGGTGGCAGACAAACAGGCAGGACGTAATCAATAACCTCAAACTGTTATCTTGTGAGTTAGGCAGACGCTCTAATTTCTAAAACAGACATCGCAAAAAGCCCAAGCTTGATTAAAAGCTTGGGCTTTTTTAATTTTGGGTAAGTATGACTTACAGCTTGGCTACCGCATCCTTAATTTGAGTTGCGATATCTTCATTGCTAATCGAACCCGTCTCAAAATCGAAGTTATCGTAGAAGCTTGGTACCGACACCGACGCTTTTACATTGCCACCAAAATAAGGTGCCGAACCGGTTGCTGCACCTAGGACACTCTGTGCTCCACCTGGGCCGGGAGAGGTTGCTAAGTACACCGCTGGTTTGTCGCCATACACTGAACGCTCAATTCGTGTCGTCCAGTCAAACAGATTCTTAAATGCTGCTGGGTGGTGACCGTTGTGCTCAGCGAAAGAGATAACAAAGGCGTCGGCTTCAGCTAAGTCGCGTAAGAACGCTTTCGCCCCTTCTGCTTGACCAATCTCTTTTTCAGTATCTTCACTGAACATTGGAACATGGTAATCGTTTATGTCTAAAACTTTCACTTCGGCCCCTTCAATCAAGTTAGCCGCGTAAGTTGCTAGAGCTTTATTGATAGAAGTAGAGCTGGTGCTTGCGCCAAATGCGATAACTTTCATGATGATGTCCTTTCGTTTATCTCGGTAAGTGGTATTAGATTAACCCAAGTACGAAATGGAACCATCACAAGATTTGTACAAACTCATTCAAATTTTTCGAATAAACGGTAAGAGGAGGAGAGACGCGCCACGAGGAGGGCAAAATCAGCGCGCCATAAACGAACACGTTAAGATAAATAAGTTAAGCGAGATTTTGTAGCTCAACCCAAAGGTCATTAACGATAGTACGGTCTGCTGGGGTCAGTTCGGAACGAGCTTCTTCTAGGCTCTGCTCAATACGAACTTTTACTTCAGCAATATCTTCGATGCCTTCTTCTTCACATGCAGCAACAGACAGTGAAATATGACCACGCAGATAGCCACCCGCAAACAGCTCATCATCAGAAGCATTCTCAATACGAGCGTCAATTACTTCAAGTAGCTTTTCTTCAAATTCGATAATCATAGTTTTCTCTTATTTCACAATAAATTGGTTGGCCGTCAATGGAGCAATATTATAGAAATCTCGCAACGCCTCTGACAGCATTTTTACACGAGGTGGTAAACCCGCTTCTAAAATCCCCATGACTTCGTTGTGCACTTTTTGCATAAAGGCCAAACGATCTGGCTCAAAATCGCCGTGTAGATTGTCACAGCTGACATTAAAAGGAAAGCCCGCGCTCAATGCTAAGATCCATTCGTATGCTTGAGGTCGAATTTCTACTTTCTCAAACTCTGCTTGTACAGCCTCAGTACGACCATCAGGTTCGTACCAGTAACCAAAGTCTTCCAATAAACGACGCTCTGGGCCAGCCACACACCAGTGGGCAATCTCGTGTAAAGCTGATGCGTAAAACCCACGAGCAAAGATGATGCGATGGTAAGCAACTTGCTCATCCGCTGGAAGATAAATCGGCTCATCTTCTCCTAGCTCTAGCTTGGTATTGAAGCTCTCGAAAAAGGTTTGATTGAAGATATTGATGATGTCTGGATATTGATGCGTCATAAGATTAAAACTAAATAAGAACAACGAGGGCATTCTGCGTTTTTTTAAGCGCTTGGTAAAGCCCTATTCCATGTAATGTCATTGAGTTATTGTGCTTATAAGGCCATGATAATCGATTGCTCACCCCAGGTTAACCCAGCTGAAGTTGCATGATTAGTTTAGCTAATCTGAAACGCTAATTCACGGTACAAATATTCATTCGTAAAATGTGACTTTTCGCACTAAACTCGCGCTTCTTTTTTACATCGCACGGCTCATAAATCACGGTTTTATAGGGCGAAATTATAGAGTTACAGCAATGCTACTAAGTGTTTTATATATCATTGGTATCACGGCAGAAGCCATGACTGGCGCACTCAGCGCTGGTAAACAAAAAATGGATTGGTTTGGGGTAATGCTGGTTGCCAGCGCAACGGCAATTGGTGGTGGTACAGTTCGAGATATTTTGCTCGGTCACTACCCGCTAGGCTGGGTGGAAAACCCAGAGTTTCTGGCGATTACGTGCATTGCGGGCGTCATCACGACCGGCCTAGCCAAGTGGGTGATTAAGCTTAAAGGCTTATTTATCCGCTTAGATGCTCTAGGTTTGATTGTATTTAGCATCATTGGTACAAAAGTGGCGATGAACATGGGTCTACACCCAATGATCTGTATGGTGTCGGCACTGGTCACTGGTGTCTTTGGTGGCCTGCTGCGCGATCTAATCTGTCGTCAAACACCGCTAGTACTGCATGAGGAGCTTTACGCATCGATCGCACTTATCGCATCAGGCCTATACCTTGCCCTGCTAGAGTTTGGTATTAACGATGTAACCGCAACTATCACAACCTTGGTTGTTGGCTACCTATTGCGAATGGCAGCCGTGCGCTTTAAGTGGCGTCTTCCATCATTCCACTTAGATCCAGAAAGCTCAGTGCATTAATCTTTGGGCTAATCAGAGACACTGCATTCACTAGAAAACAAAAAGGGTTGCTCCCACAGGAAGCAACCCTTTTTTAATCCATTACCCTATACACTCAGTCGTTAGATTTGAGGTGTATTGGTTGTCACGCCGTGGTTTTGACCACGATGACGTAATAGGTGATCCAGAAGAACAATCGCCAGCATCGCTTCTGCAATTGGCACAGCACGAATACCCACACATGGGTCGTGACGACCTTTAGTGATCAGCTGTGTAGGCTCGCCATCTTTAGTAATGGTATCGCCCGGCACTGTGATGCTTGAAGTTGGCTTAAGCGCGATGCTTGCTACGATATCCTGCCCCGTTGAAATACCACCCAAGATGCCACCAGCGTGGTTACTTGTAAAACCTTCCGG
The Vibrio pelagius genome window above contains:
- a CDS encoding 4-phosphoerythronate dehydrogenase, which gives rise to MKILIDENMPYAEELFSQLGEVILKSGRTLTADNLVDVDALMIRSVTKVNESLISKANKLKFVGTATAGMDHVDQDLMKERGIFFTAAPGCNKVGVAEYVFSAMMVLAQQQGFSVFDKTVGIIGCGQVGSYLAKCLEGIGINVLLNDPLKQQEGDAREFTELDTLLEQADIITTHTPITKTGDYPTHHLINETVLNNFRADQILINAARGPVVDNQALKARLQKADGFTAVLDVFEFEPEVDMELLPLLAFATPHVAGYGLEGKARGTTMIFNSYCEFLGKEQRAYASDLLPTAPVPQMKLDRAWDEATLHNLTQLIYDVRKDDALFRRNIATPGSFDRMRKEYWDRREYSAVELTGDETCNLAPLAKLGFMVKPTL
- the fabB gene encoding beta-ketoacyl-ACP synthase I; this encodes MKRVVITGMGIVSSIGNNVEEVLASLKAGKSGITASEQFKEQGLRSQVWGNLKMNPADHIDRKKMRFMGDAAAFAYLSMEQAIADSGLTEEQVSNDRTGIVAGSGGASSLNQVNAVDILREKGVKRVGPYMVPRTMASTVSACLATPFKIRGVNYSMSSACATSAHCIGHAMELIQLGKQDVVFAGGGEELDWSLTMMFDAMGALSTKYNDTPEQASRTYDADRDGFVISGGGGMLVIEELEHAKARGAKIYGEIVGYGATSDGYDMVAPSGEGAVRCMKMAMQNVEGVDYVNTHGTSTPVGDVKELGAIQEVFGGNSPAISATKAMTGHALGAAGVHEAIYSTLMLDNGFIAPSINVANLDEAAAGLDIVTEAREQELTTVMSNSFGFGGTNATLVIKKYQD
- the mnmC gene encoding bifunctional tRNA (5-methylaminomethyl-2-thiouridine)(34)-methyltransferase MnmD/FAD-dependent 5-carboxymethylaminomethyl-2-thiouridine(34) oxidoreductase MnmC, with the protein product MVSFPRNSYNPSKHIASNHKMIDFMTSITNAELDWNESGTPVSDQFDDVYFSNVNGLEETRYVFLKQNHLPERWLEHEQRRFVIAETGFGTGLNFLAVWQWFDAFLKDNPQAVTKALHFISFEKYPLNKDDLIKAHEAWPELAEYAAQLQEHYPIALPECHRIVLGDGKITLDLWFGDIKDCMPLVPNPEQGLVDAWFLDGFAPSKNPEMWNQNLFNGMAKLAKQNCSCATFTAAGFVRRGLIEAGFEMKKVKGFGTKREMIAGRLNHKQADSNIKPWFGLAPHSDTDDIAVIGGGVASAALAKTLTRRGKHVSLYCEHTQPAENASGNNQGAIYPLLSETRSNVSRIFGPGLLFARQFLEQASQSVEFDHDWCGVNILMWDEGSTKKLNRMLEGNFHPDLIQRLSPEQANEKIGLPVDKESVYFPLGGWLSPRQLTQGLISQLEASGLLQAHYQNQVTNLEWLDTDQKWKLTIDTPQGEITKLHKQVVVANGHKFTQFEQTAPVPLTPVKGQVSHIPTTENLSKLKTVLCFDGYMTPQNPNNGHHCIGANYDKSNINQEFDAEVQKHNGERLHGSLPNQTWTQDIDTTGNLSRQGIRSVSRDHLPFVGNVGDFETIKTQYQNLHNFNPQRDEASSIQTVASYPNLYCFIGLGSRGLSSAPLLAEVLASQICGDPIPLPVDVLEAIHPSRMWVRRLRKGKALTAGWVADKQAGRNQ
- a CDS encoding NADPH-dependent FMN reductase — protein: MKVIAFGASTSSTSINKALATYAANLIEGAEVKVLDINDYHVPMFSEDTEKEIGQAEGAKAFLRDLAEADAFVISFAEHNGHHPAAFKNLFDWTTRIERSVYGDKPAVYLATSPGPGGAQSVLGAATGSAPYFGGNVKASVSVPSFYDNFDFETGSISNEDIATQIKDAVAKL
- a CDS encoding YfcL family protein, producing MIIEFEEKLLEVIDARIENASDDELFAGGYLRGHISLSVAACEEEGIEDIAEVKVRIEQSLEEARSELTPADRTIVNDLWVELQNLA
- a CDS encoding elongation factor P hydroxylase; the protein is MTHQYPDIINIFNQTFFESFNTKLELGEDEPIYLPADEQVAYHRIIFARGFYASALHEIAHWCVAGPERRLLEDFGYWYEPDGRTEAVQAEFEKVEIRPQAYEWILALSAGFPFNVSCDNLHGDFEPDRLAFMQKVHNEVMGILEAGLPPRVKMLSEALRDFYNIAPLTANQFIVK
- a CDS encoding trimeric intracellular cation channel family protein, with the protein product MLLSVLYIIGITAEAMTGALSAGKQKMDWFGVMLVASATAIGGGTVRDILLGHYPLGWVENPEFLAITCIAGVITTGLAKWVIKLKGLFIRLDALGLIVFSIIGTKVAMNMGLHPMICMVSALVTGVFGGLLRDLICRQTPLVLHEELYASIALIASGLYLALLEFGINDVTATITTLVVGYLLRMAAVRFKWRLPSFHLDPESSVH